In the Flavobacterium sp. J372 genome, one interval contains:
- the pepT gene encoding peptidase T — protein sequence MQHIIDRFISYVTVDTESDPNSNTTPSTAKQWDLANQLVEELKAIGMQDVTIDEHAYIMATLPSNVEHDVPVIGFISHFDTTPDFTGANVKPQIIKDYDGGDIILNKEQDIVLSPSYFSDLLQYKGQTIITTDGTTLLGADDKAGITEIVTAMEYLIQHPEIKHGKIRVGFTPDEEIGRGAHKFDVAKFGAEWAYTMDGSQIGELEYENFNAAGAKITFKGKSVHPGYAKGKMINSMLLANKFISKLPKEEVPERTSGYEGFFHVTGISGSIEETTVQLIIRDHDKRRFEKRKALVKQISDKINRKYKKQFGGDIAVCEINDQYFNMKEKVEPVMHIVEIAERAMNELGIKPIIKPIRGGTDGSQLSYMGLPCPNIFAGGHNFHGKYEYVPVESMQRAVEVIVKIAEITAEKK from the coding sequence ATGCAGCATATTATAGACCGCTTTATAAGCTACGTAACTGTTGATACAGAAAGTGACCCTAACTCAAACACAACACCAAGCACTGCCAAGCAATGGGACCTGGCCAACCAACTGGTTGAAGAGCTTAAAGCCATTGGCATGCAGGATGTAACCATTGACGAGCATGCTTATATTATGGCGACACTGCCATCAAATGTAGAGCATGACGTGCCTGTGATAGGTTTTATTTCACATTTTGATACCACGCCTGATTTTACTGGAGCCAATGTAAAGCCACAGATTATAAAAGATTATGACGGTGGCGATATCATCCTCAATAAAGAGCAGGATATTGTACTATCTCCTTCATATTTCAGTGATTTGCTTCAATACAAAGGGCAGACCATTATCACTACTGACGGCACTACCCTGCTTGGCGCTGATGATAAAGCCGGCATTACAGAGATTGTTACCGCAATGGAATATCTTATTCAGCACCCTGAAATAAAGCATGGAAAGATACGTGTTGGCTTTACACCTGATGAAGAAATCGGCCGCGGAGCACACAAGTTCGACGTGGCAAAATTCGGCGCTGAATGGGCATATACAATGGATGGCAGCCAGATTGGCGAACTCGAATATGAGAACTTCAACGCTGCCGGAGCAAAAATTACTTTTAAGGGAAAAAGCGTCCACCCGGGTTATGCCAAAGGGAAAATGATCAACTCTATGCTTTTGGCAAACAAGTTTATCTCAAAACTGCCGAAAGAAGAAGTGCCCGAGCGTACCAGTGGTTATGAAGGTTTCTTTCACGTTACAGGAATCAGCGGAAGCATTGAAGAAACTACGGTGCAGCTTATCATCCGCGACCATGACAAACGCCGGTTTGAAAAGCGCAAGGCATTAGTAAAACAAATTTCAGATAAGATTAACCGTAAATACAAAAAGCAGTTTGGCGGTGACATTGCAGTTTGTGAAATTAACGACCAGTATTTCAACATGAAGGAAAAGGTCGAGCCTGTAATGCATATTGTTGAAATTGCCGAGCGTGCCATGAATGAGCTGGGCATAAAGCCAATCATCAAGCCAATACGCGGTGGGACGGATGGTTCTCAGCTTTCATACATGGGCCTGCCCTGCCCGAATATTTTTGCCGGAGGGCATAATTTTCACGGAAAGTATGAGTATGTGCCGGTTGAGAGTATGCAGCGTGCTGTAGAGGTAATAGTAAAGATTGCCGAAATCACCGCTGAAAAGAAATAG
- a CDS encoding YdeI family protein yields the protein MEKEVKVWDKQHEWAVEIESLKTILAKTQLVETVKWGAPVYTYNGKNVVGIAGFKNYFTLWFYKGVLLKDEAGKLVSADDKTKSLRQWRFASVNELDEKLILHYVNEAIEIEKAGLAIKPEKKSNAVPELLQQALGENDELKAAFSKLTPGKQREYSEYIAEAKQEKTKLSRLEKIKPMILEGKGLNDKYK from the coding sequence ATGGAAAAGGAAGTAAAAGTCTGGGATAAGCAGCATGAATGGGCTGTAGAGATTGAAAGCCTTAAAACCATACTCGCGAAAACCCAGCTGGTTGAAACCGTGAAATGGGGTGCGCCGGTTTACACTTACAATGGTAAAAATGTGGTAGGCATCGCAGGCTTTAAAAACTATTTTACGCTTTGGTTTTACAAAGGTGTTCTCCTGAAAGATGAAGCAGGGAAATTGGTGAGCGCCGATGATAAAACCAAATCGCTGCGGCAATGGAGGTTTGCATCAGTAAATGAGCTTGATGAAAAACTAATTCTTCACTATGTGAATGAAGCCATTGAAATTGAGAAAGCCGGGCTGGCCATTAAACCGGAGAAGAAAAGTAATGCAGTACCTGAACTGTTGCAGCAGGCATTAGGCGAAAATGATGAACTAAAGGCTGCCTTCTCAAAACTCACTCCAGGAAAGCAGCGTGAATATTCAGAGTATATCGCTGAAGCCAAACAGGAGAAAACTAAATTATCCCGACTTGAGAAGATAAAACCTATGATATTGGAAGGCAAAGGCCTTAACGATAAATACAAATAA
- the yajC gene encoding preprotein translocase subunit YajC produces the protein MEQLQQFLPIILMFAVVYFLMIRPQQKKMKLEKQFESELKVGDKIITKSGIHGKIAEITEGNATVVIETMAGKLKMERSAISPELSQKLNAPKEEKK, from the coding sequence ATGGAACAATTACAACAATTTCTGCCAATCATATTAATGTTTGCAGTGGTTTACTTTTTAATGATAAGGCCGCAGCAGAAAAAAATGAAGCTTGAAAAGCAATTTGAAAGCGAACTGAAAGTTGGCGACAAAATAATCACGAAAAGCGGTATTCACGGTAAGATTGCCGAAATTACTGAAGGTAACGCTACAGTGGTGATTGAAACCATGGCCGGTAAGCTGAAGATGGAACGCTCGGCTATATCACCTGAGCTAAGCCAAAAGCTTAACGCTCCGAAAGAAGAGAAAAAATAA
- a CDS encoding DUF1573 domain-containing protein, producing the protein MIKKLFTVAAVASLALTACNKENAALRIDDTAARQAEMAHANSGKLAEAKFESLEHDFGDIKSGEKVEHVYKFTNTGTADLVISSAKPSCGCTVPSYTQTPVKPGESGEIKAVFDSTGKSGSQNKTITVTMNTVKGTETLTFKANITGGATAIAAPAH; encoded by the coding sequence ATGATTAAAAAACTTTTTACTGTGGCTGCTGTTGCATCGCTTGCGCTGACAGCCTGCAATAAAGAAAATGCTGCACTGCGCATTGATGACACTGCAGCCCGCCAGGCCGAAATGGCTCATGCAAATTCAGGTAAGCTGGCTGAAGCTAAATTTGAAAGCCTTGAGCACGATTTTGGTGATATCAAATCGGGCGAGAAGGTTGAGCATGTTTACAAGTTTACAAATACGGGTACGGCGGACCTTGTTATAAGCAGCGCAAAGCCAAGCTGTGGCTGTACCGTACCAAGCTATACCCAAACTCCTGTAAAACCGGGAGAATCGGGTGAAATCAAGGCTGTGTTTGACTCTACAGGAAAAAGCGGCAGCCAGAATAAAACCATTACCGTTACCATGAATACAGTTAAAGGTACTGAGACCCTAACTTTTAAAGCTAACATAACCGGTGGTGCAACTGCAATTGCTGCACCTGCACACTAA
- the nusB gene encoding transcription antitermination factor NusB, with product MVNRRHIRVKVMQSIYAMHQNNSDNLEKEEKFLFQSIENIRDLYLIMVSALTELRKSEEDFIDKSAKKHLATAADRNPNRKFVNNKVLLLLDENNSLSIALEDRKINNWKNNDDYILILLDAVKESDVYRKYMHNRDNDFEEDRKFVFDLFTEVIAPNEKLYEYLEDYKLTWVDDIPVVNTMISKQLKVLSTEGKDAFSVPRLYKDADDKDFVKDLFRKTVLNEVELTKEFIDKTPNWDTERIAEVDAIILKMAICEFLKFPSIPVKVTINEYLEIAKEYSTPKSSIFINGILDNLVKEYQGGNKMIKTGRGLL from the coding sequence ATGGTAAACAGGAGACATATACGTGTTAAGGTGATGCAGTCAATCTACGCAATGCATCAGAATAATTCAGACAATCTTGAAAAAGAGGAAAAATTTCTTTTCCAAAGCATTGAAAACATCCGTGACCTTTACCTTATTATGGTTTCAGCCCTGACAGAACTTAGGAAAAGCGAGGAAGATTTCATTGATAAATCTGCAAAAAAGCACCTTGCTACCGCAGCCGACCGTAACCCTAACCGAAAGTTTGTCAACAATAAGGTACTACTGCTTCTTGATGAGAATAATTCACTGAGCATTGCACTGGAAGACCGCAAGATAAACAACTGGAAAAATAATGATGACTACATCCTGATTTTGCTTGATGCAGTTAAGGAGAGCGATGTTTACCGAAAGTACATGCACAACCGTGACAATGACTTTGAGGAAGACCGCAAATTTGTATTTGACCTTTTTACTGAAGTCATTGCGCCTAATGAAAAGCTGTATGAATACCTTGAAGATTACAAGCTTACCTGGGTTGATGATATTCCTGTAGTAAATACGATGATAAGCAAGCAATTGAAAGTTTTGTCGACCGAAGGTAAAGATGCATTCTCAGTGCCGAGGCTGTACAAAGACGCTGATGATAAGGATTTTGTAAAAGACCTTTTCCGTAAGACGGTATTAAATGAGGTTGAGCTTACAAAGGAGTTTATTGATAAAACCCCTAATTGGGATACAGAGCGTATTGCCGAGGTAGATGCAATTATCCTGAAGATGGCGATATGCGAATTTTTGAAATTCCCGTCAATCCCTGTGAAAGTTACCATAAATGAGTACCTGGAGATTGCTAAGGAATATTCAACCCCCAAGAGCAGCATATTTATCAATGGTATACTTGATAACCTGGTAAAAGAATACCAGGGTGGCAACAAGATGATAAAAACAGGCAGGGGACTACTATAA